DNA sequence from the bacterium genome:
TCCCTTCAAGCGTTTTCCCCCTGGTTCCGAGCATTTCCTGAGCGAAATATGTGGAACCGTAACCGGTCGCCTCGGGTCTCATGAGCGACCCGCCCCAGGGGATGCCTTTCCCGGTCAGGACACCCGTAAATTCGTTTCTTATCCGTTTATACTGGCCGAATAAAAAACCTATCTCTCGTCCGCCGACCCCGATATCTCCTGCGGGAACATCGGTATCGGGCCCGATATGACGGTATAATTCGAGCATGAAGCTCTGGCAGAACCGCATGACTTCCTGGTCGCTTTTACCCTTGGGATCGAAATCGGAGCCGCCCTTGCCTCCACCCATGGGCAAGCCGGTCAGGGCGTTCTTGAAAATCTGTTCGAACCCGAGAAATTTGATGATACTCAAATTCACCGAAGGGTGAAATCGCAATCCTCCCTTTACCGGCCCAAGCGAGCTGTTGAACTGAACGCGGTAGCCGCGGCTGATTTGAACGGTGCCGGCGTCATCTACCCAGGGAACCCGGAAAATGACAGCACGTTCGGGCTCGACCATACGTTCGAATATACCCGCCCGGGCATATTGGGGATTCCGGGTGTAAAATTCTTCGATATCCTGAACAACCTCCCTGACTGCCTGATGAAATTCCTTCTGATTCGGGTCTCGGGAAATGATTTTCGCCAGAATGTCCTTCATGATTTCTCCTTTCATTCTATTGCAAGTTTTTATTACCTATAGGATGAGAATTACAAGGATTCATCACACATTATAATCCCATACTCATTTCTTTATGAAGAGTGTACTAATTTAAAAAAACCAGTGATAATATCAAGCCTTTTCTCTTTATCACATGACTTTTATCAATGCAGGAGTCGAGAGGATAGTTCGGATGGAGAAAAAGTATGATAATCATTTCCCTGACAATCACCATGCCGGAGAAACTCGATTCAGGCCTTTAGGGCTTTCACAGAAGAAAACCGGACATCTCCGGTCTTATGTATTCATGAGTAATCAGAATCAGAGACGTAAAAGGGTGAATTTACCGATCGGTGACAGTTTGCCGTCCACCGCAAAAGGATAACCGGTAATTTTTTTGATCTTTTCAGGGGGATTGGCAGGCATATCTTCGGCTGTATAGGTTGCCCCGTTGTCTGTCCCTGCATCATAGGCATAAATATCGACTGTTTTTTCAATAATCCAGTCGTCATTTTCGAAAAGACTCATTCCCGACACTCCGACAAACCAGTCGGGACTCGGTGCAAGCATCGAAACAAGCGTCATATAATGAAAATCACGGCGCGCGGTAAAACGCAGGGTCACCGTGCCCGGCGAAACGGCAATCCCTTCACCCGACAGTTTCACAAAGGCATTTCCTTCGACAATCACGGGGTCTATTTCACCGGTCAGGAGAGTTTTGCTTCCGGTTTCAGCCATCTGTTTTATACCGGGTGTCGCGAGCTGGCCTTCTTTCCAGAAGCTTATATTTTCATTGTGGATAACGCCTATCAAACCGGAGAAATGCGGATTGGAAGGAAAATCCTGAGGATGGGTTTTCGAGCTCCATGTGCTGGTGAATGTCAGAAGGTAATTAGCGGTATCATCAGGATCATAACCGGATACCTTTCCGCCTCCGCATGCAAACGTCATGCTGGCGACAATAACCGGCACTACCAGTACCTTGTTGATTTTCATATTTTTCTCCGGATATCATGATTGTAGTTCTTCAGATATGAAAAAAACCATTTGTTATCAAATGAGATGGATAGTGTAATGCTGTGTTGAAAGTATCAGAGTGCCATTGTTCTGATATGAGAGAAATCACCGGAAAAAGCCGCTTCGAGCACCGGCCTCATGTAGGTATCCACATCGCCCTTTGCGGAATCCATCGGTACGGGCATATTCCTGAGCTTGGATTCGAGCTGTGGATTCTTTGCCGCGGCAATCATGCGCTCAAGGTGCTCATTAGTAGCGCCGGCCTGCTTCAGGGTGACAGGGAAGTTCATACGCTTTGAAAATTCGATCATACCTCTCGCTACAGATTCACCGAGAGCGCGGCCTTCTAGGGAGTCGATATCCGCGCTGATACAGCCCGCTTCCCTGAAGAGAGCGCCGACCGTCCTGAGCTGATCCTGTATGGCTGGTGAAAACAGAACGGTATAGTAGGGATTGAGCACCGCGCATGCCCTGCCGTGCGACAGGACATCGACGAGCGAGAATGAGCCGAGGTGGCCGCCGTTCGTGCCGCCAATCATGATCGCGTATCCACCGAGATCGGTTCCGTAACCGAGCGCCACACGTGGACCCATATCGTCAGGGTTCTTCATCGCCCCGGGGAGACTGTTCACGATAAGCGAGATGCCCTCCGCAGCGACTTCCTTTATCCTGTCATAGGAGGGCTGCCCGGTAGCGCCCATGAATACTTCCCACAAATGAGCGATACCATCCAGACCGCCATCCAGCGTGAGTCCTCCCGGGGCGC
Encoded proteins:
- a CDS encoding spondin domain-containing protein, producing the protein MKINKVLVVPVIVASMTFACGGGKVSGYDPDDTANYLLTFTSTWSSKTHPQDFPSNPHFSGLIGVIHNENISFWKEGQLATPGIKQMAETGSKTLLTGEIDPVIVEGNAFVKLSGEGIAVSPGTVTLRFTARRDFHYMTLVSMLAPSPDWFVGVSGMSLFENDDWIIEKTVDIYAYDAGTDNGATYTAEDMPANPPEKIKKITGYPFAVDGKLSPIGKFTLLRL
- a CDS encoding iron-containing alcohol dehydrogenase, whose translation is MGITAEKAHEILRSWKGDDYAFGLNVIDKTGEFAKSLGKRALLVVADLGLDWIDGLYRKITASLHANGVSYTAILGAGPNAPREDVYRIANEVSKNRPDTIIAVGGGSTIDAAKAAGVLAAYTTGQVIEYLGASPALASTAEPYFGAGNVTKIKEASGVEPVPVIAVETIASSGAHLTKYANITDPLSGQKKLIIDMAIVPPKAVFDYSVTRGAPGGLTLDGGLDGIAHLWEVFMGATGQPSYDRIKEVAAEGISLIVNSLPGAMKNPDDMGPRVALGYGTDLGGYAIMIGGTNGGHLGSFSLVDVLSHGRACAVLNPYYTVLFSPAIQDQLRTVGALFREAGCISADIDSLEGRALGESVARGMIEFSKRMNFPVTLKQAGATNEHLERMIAAAKNPQLESKLRNMPVPMDSAKGDVDTYMRPVLEAAFSGDFSHIRTMAL
- the gdhA gene encoding NADP-specific glutamate dehydrogenase, with protein sequence MKDILAKIISRDPNQKEFHQAVREVVQDIEEFYTRNPQYARAGIFERMVEPERAVIFRVPWVDDAGTVQISRGYRVQFNSSLGPVKGGLRFHPSVNLSIIKFLGFEQIFKNALTGLPMGGGKGGSDFDPKGKSDQEVMRFCQSFMLELYRHIGPDTDVPAGDIGVGGREIGFLFGQYKRIRNEFTGVLTGKGIPWGGSLMRPEATGYGSTYFAQEMLGTRGKTLEGKVCLVSGSGNVAQYTVQKINDFGGKVVTLSDSNGFVHDPAGINAEKLAFVMELKNLRRGRIKEYADKYPGVSYIQYDLGEDRNPLWDIKADCAFPSATQNEINGKDAQTMVKNGVILVSEGANMPCTPEAVQIFLDNKVLHAPGKAANAGGVAVSGLEMAQNSMRLFWTREEVDQRLQLIMSTIHQQCLVYGTEGNFCNYFKGANIAGFKKVADSMVDHGIV